From Deltaproteobacteria bacterium, one genomic window encodes:
- a CDS encoding TetR/AcrR family transcriptional regulator translates to MHFEEPQKPKKTPIRILEAADKLFSQIGFDGVSVNDVAVEARVNKASVFYHFGNKEALFEQVLTNYHTAHQTALQSAFSDGGTKRERLHKVIDAYLNFICENRRYPTLVQGLLTASNDRSAFVKRGLEPLQTWIEEALSDDIPNMGPTSARHFFITVTGAVMNYFTYGPALSDAWAEDMLGESGIQERREHLHWLVDTLLDNLEASHSVEKPN, encoded by the coding sequence ATGCATTTCGAAGAACCACAGAAGCCTAAGAAAACACCAATCCGTATCTTAGAAGCCGCGGACAAGCTTTTTTCTCAAATCGGCTTTGATGGCGTGAGTGTAAATGACGTGGCTGTAGAAGCTCGTGTAAACAAAGCCTCAGTCTTCTATCATTTCGGTAATAAAGAAGCGCTCTTCGAGCAGGTACTCACGAATTACCACACTGCGCACCAGACTGCTCTGCAGAGCGCGTTTTCAGATGGTGGTACCAAGCGCGAACGTCTTCATAAAGTCATTGACGCTTACCTAAACTTCATCTGCGAAAACCGTCGCTACCCTACGCTCGTTCAGGGCTTGCTCACTGCCAGTAACGACCGCTCTGCATTCGTTAAGCGTGGTCTTGAGCCGCTTCAAACTTGGATTGAAGAAGCACTCAGCGACGATATCCCAAATATGGGTCCAACTTCCGCACGCCACTTTTTCATCACCGTCACTGGCGCAGTCATGAACTACTTCACCTACGGCCCTGCTCTCTCCGATGCTTGGGCTGAGGATATGCTTGGTGAATCAGGAATTCAGGAACGTCGCGAACACCTCCACTGGTTGGTCGACACACTCCTAGACAACCTTGAGGCTTCGCACTCAGTTGAAAAGCCTAACTAA